The Halichoerus grypus chromosome 14, mHalGry1.hap1.1, whole genome shotgun sequence genome contains a region encoding:
- the HSPA5 gene encoding endoplasmic reticulum chaperone BiP: protein MKLSLVAAVLLLLGAARAEEEDKKEDVGTVVGIDLGTTYSCVGVFKNGRVEIIANDQGNRITPSYVAFTPEGERLIGDAAKNQLTSNPENTVFDAKRLIGRTWNDPSVQQDIKFLPFKVVEKKTKPYIQVDIGGGQTKTFAPEEISAMVLTKMKETAEAYLGKKVTHAVVTVPAYFNDAQRQATKDAGTIAGLNVMRIINEPTAAAIAYGLDKREGEKNILVFDLGGGTFDVSLLTIDNGVFEVVATNGDTHLGGEDFDQRVMEHFIKLYKKKTGKDVRKDNRAVQKLRREVEKAKRALSSQHQARIEIESFYEGEDFSETLTRAKFEELNMDLFRSTMKPVQKVLEDSDLKKSDIDEIVLVGGSTRIPKIQQLVKEFFNGKEPSRGINPDEAVAYGAAVQAGVLSGDQDTGDLVLLDVCPLTLGIETVGGVMTKLIPRNTVVPTKKSQIFSTASDNQPTVTIKVYEGERPLTKDNHLLGTFDLTGIPPAPRGVPQIEVTFEIDVNGILRVTAEDKGTGNKNKITITNDQNRLTPEEIERMVNDAEKFAEEDKKLKERIDTRNELESYAYSLKNQIGDKEKLGGKLSSEDKETMEKAVEEKIEWLESHQDADIEDFKAKKKELEEIVQPIISKLYGSAGPPPTGDEEQADKDEL, encoded by the exons ATGAAGCTGTCCCTGGTGGCTGCGGTGCTGCTGCTGCTCGGCGCGGCGCGGGCCGAGGAGGAGGACAAGAAGGAAGACGTGGGCACGGTGGTCGGTATCGACCTGGGGACCACCTACTCTTG CGTCGGGGTGTTCAAGAACGGCCGCGTGGAGATCATCGCCAACGATCAGGGCAACCGCATCACGCCGTCTTATGTGGCCTTCACTCCTGAAGGGGAGCGTCTGATCGGCGATGCAGCCAAGAACCAGCTCACGTCCAACCCTGAGAACACGGTCTTCGACGCCAAGCGGCTCATCGGCCGCACATGGAACGACCCGTCCGTGCAACAGGACATCAAGTTCTTGCCTTTCAAG GTGGTTGAGAAGAAGACTAAACCATACATTCAAGTTGATATTGGAGGTGGGCAAACAAAGACATTTGCTCCTGAAGAAATTTCTGCCATGGTTCTCACCAAAATGAAGGAAACTGCGGAGGCTTATTTGGGAAAGAAG GTTACCCATGCAGTAGTTACTGTACCAGCCTATTTCAATGATGCCCAACGCCAGGCAACCAAAGATGCTGGAACTATTGCTGGATTGAATGTTATGAGGATCATCAATGAGCC TACAGCAGCTGCTATTGCTTATGGCTTGGataagagggaaggggagaagaataTCCTGGTGTTTGACCTGGGTGGTGGAACTTTTGATGTGTCTCTTCTCACCATTGACAATGGTGTCTTCGAAGTCGTGGCTACTAATGGAGATACTCATCTGGGTGGAGAAGACTTTGACCAACGTGtcatggaacacttcatcaaaCTCTACAAAAAGAAGACTGGCAAAGATGTTAGGAAAGACAACAGAGCTGTGCAGAAACTCCGGCGGGAGGTAGAAAAAGCCAAACGGGCCCTGTCCTCTCAACATCAAGCAAGAATTGAAATTGAGTCTTTCTATGAAGGAGAAGACTTCTCTGAGACTCTGACCCGGGCCAAATTTGAAGAGCTAAATATG GACCTGTTCCGTTCTACCATGAAGCCTGTTCAGAAGGTGCTGGAGGATTCTGACTTAAAGAAGTCTGATATTGATGAAATTGTTCTTGTTGGTGGCTCTACTCGAATCCCAAAGATTCAACAACTGGTTAAAGAGTTCTTCAATGGCAAGGAGCCATCCCGTGGCATCAACCCAGATGAGGCTGTAGCATATGGTGCTGCTGTCCAGGCTGGCGTACTCTCCGGTGATCAAGATACAG GTGATCTGGTACTGCTTGATGTATGTCCCCTTACACTTGGTATTGAAACTGTGGGAGGTGTCATGACCAAACTGATTCCAAGGAACACTGTGGTGCCCACCAAGAAGTCTCAGATCTTTTCTACAGCTTCTGATAACCAACCAACTGTTACAATCAAGGTCTATGAAG GTGAACGACCCCTGACAAAAGACAATCACCTTCTGGGAACTTTTGACCTGACTGGAATTCCTCCTGCTCCCCGTGGGGTCCCACAGATTGAAGTCACCTTTGAGATAGATGTGAATGGCATTCTCAGAGTGACAGCTGAAGACAAAGGTACGGgcaacaaaaataagattacaaTTACCAATGACCAAAATCGCCTGACACCTGAAGAAATTGAAAGGATGGTTAATGATGCTGAGAAGTTTGCCGAGGAAGACAAAAAGCTCAAGGAGCGCATTGATACCAGAAATGAATTAGAAAGCTATGCCTATTCTCTAAAGAATCAGATTGGAGATAAAGAAAAGCTGGGAGGTAAACTCTCCTCTGAAGATAAGGAGACCATGGAAAAAGCTGTAGAGGAAAAGATTGAATGGCTAGAAAGTCACCAAGATGCTGACATTGAAGATTTCAAAGCTAAAAAGAAGGAACTAGAAGAAATTGTTCAGCCAATTATCAGCAAACTCTATGGAAGTGCAGGCCCTCCCCCAACTGGTGATGAGGAACAAGCAGACAAAGATGAGTTGTAG
- the LOC118548798 gene encoding hypoxanthine-guanine phosphoribosyltransferase: MATRSPSLVISDDEPGYDLDLFCIPNHYAQDLEKVFIPHGLIMDRTERLARDVMKEMGSHHIVALCVLKGGYKFFADLLDYIKALNRNSDRSIPMTIDFIRLKSCNDQSTRDIKVIGGDDLSTLTGKNVLIVEDIIETGKTMQTLLSLVQQYNPKMVKVASLLVKRTPQSIGYRPDFVGFEIPDKFVVGYALDYNEYFRDLNHVCVISETGKAKYKAQDESSS; the protein is encoded by the coding sequence ATGGCAACCCGAAGCCCCAGCCTTGTGATTAGTGATGATGAACCAGGTTATGACCTAGATTTATTTTGTATACCTAATCATTACGCTCAGGATTTGGAAAAGGTGTTTATTCCTCATGGATTAATTATGGACAGGACGGAACGGCTTGCACGAGATGTGATGAAGGAGATGGGAAGCCATCACATCGTAGCCCTCTGTGTGCTCAAGGGGGGCTATAAATTCTTTGCTGACCTGCTGGATTACATTAAAGCACTGAACAGAAATAGTGATAGATCCATTCCTATGACTATAGACTTCATTAGACTGAAAAGCTGTAATGACCAGTCCACAAGGGACATAAAAGTAATTGGTGGAGATGATCTCTCAACTTTAACTGGAAAGAATGTCTTGATTGTTGAAGATATAATTGAAACAGGCAAAACAATGCAAACCTTGCTTTCCTTGGTCCAGCAGTATAATCCAAAGATGGTCAAGGTTGCAAGTTTGCTGGTGAAAAGGACTCCTCAAAGTATTGGATACAGACCAGATTTTGTTGGATTTGAAATTCCAGACAAGTTTGTTGTAGGATATGCCCTTGACTATAATGAATATTTCAGGGATTTGAATCATGTTTGTGTCATTAGTGAAACtggaaaagcaaaatacaaagcCCAAGATGAGAGTTCAAGTTGA